A stretch of the Nicotiana tabacum cultivar K326 chromosome 6, ASM71507v2, whole genome shotgun sequence genome encodes the following:
- the LOC142181590 gene encoding uncharacterized protein LOC142181590: MKESEMVDYFLQALEPTYYGHLVSAVGKSFNEVVKMGGMVEEGLKSNKIMSYSAIKATTQAIQGSIGGIGKKKREEAAMVDSGTWSGSRGSPYHYNQPRPHQQTYHHNPPQHYYPPPEPHFSVHHAQAYNQPPAHTQWRAPVLPNTYPHSRAYQNTPGPSFRPSQALKGERLQKKKTFTPLGESYTSLFHRLKQLDMPIQSKLPNPPPKNLDYTISCEYYSGTPGHDTEKCWHLKSAIQELIDINRIEVQAPEAPNINRNPMPAHQEANMIEIVHAEGEPKKPSQTVMMIQSSGVRTNEQSVDEKLVLKQIKKSVELSMAVAKGSLSKVATKQEGVKVIVPGAASKSIIIVEGARADWVIIKPVIQLPIINSKAIPWNYERVTMMYKGKEVKEEICEVQGLTRSGRCFTPEELRRAKNNPALIKKAVTGEEAEEFLRKMKLHDYSIVEQLRKTPAQISLLSLLIHSDEHRQALMKILNEAHVPDKISVNHLEKIANKIFEANRVTFSDDELPVEGIEHNKALYLTLKCENSMVTRVLVDNGSSANICPLSTLSKLKIEDERIHKNSICVRGFDDGGKDSVGDIVLELTIGPVEFTMEFQVLDIAVSCNLLLGRPWIHAAKAVPSTLHQVVKFEWDRQEIVVHGEDSLCGRSNAIVPVIEVEDEQGPWVYQVSNTMLVENVPEGTYIPNPKITVTSVMVAYEMLKNGFVLGKGLGFSLQGIIQPVSLPENLETFGLGFKPTAADIRKARKLKQKAWVLPKPVPRLSKSFVKSGTRSRPVTTIPSSMINPDEELIERFKKLFDGVNMVESGEGPSNAEIQFVGPETKLNNWKATPLPIRRESW; encoded by the coding sequence atgaaggaaagtgagatggtagattacttcctacaggctttggaacctacttactatggacatttggtctcagctgtgggaaagtcattcaacgaagtagtaaagatggggggcatggtagaagaaggcctcaagtcgaataaaatcatgagctattcggctatcaaagcgactactcaggctattcagggcagcataggagggattggaaagaagaaaagagaggaagcggcaatggttgattcaggaacttggtccggctccagaggttcaccttaccactacaatcaacctcgaccccaccaacaaacttatcaccacaatccaccccaacactactatcccccaccagaacctcatttttccgtccaccatgcacaagcatacaaccaacctcctgcccacactcaatggcgtgctcctgtcctaccaaatacttatccacattcacgagcctaccaaaacactcccggaccaagtttcaggccgagtcaagcactcaagggtgaaaggttgcagaaaaagaaaacatttactccgttgggagaatcctacactagtttgttccacaggctaaaacagctagatatgccgatacagtccaaactgccaaatcctcctccaaagaatcttgactatactaTTAGCTGTGAGTATTATTCTGGTACCccgggtcatgatacagaaaagtgctggcacttgaaaagtgcGATACAGGAGTTGATTGATATCAAcagaattgaagttcaagctcctgAAGCACCCAATATTAACAGGAAtccgatgccagcccatcaggaggcaaatatgatcgaaatagtgcATGCGGAGGGGGAACCGAAGAAGccatcacagaccgtcatgatgattcagtCCAGTGGAGTCAGGACAAACGAACAATCAGTAGATGAGAAGTTGGTGCTCAAGCAGATCAAAAAGAGTGTTGAGCTATCTATGGCAGTAGCGAAGGGGTCTTTAAGCAAAGTTGCGACGAAACAGGAAGGGGTAAAGGTGATTGTACCAGGAGCGGCCAGCAAATccatcataatcgtggaaggagcccgcgcAGATtgggttattatcaagccagtaatccaattaccaataatcaacagcaaggctattccatggaattacgagCGGGTAACGatgatgtacaaagggaaggaagtcaaagaagaaatctgtgaagtacagggtttgactcgctcgggaaggtgtttcactcccgaggagttaagaagagctaaaaataATCCAGCACTAATAAAGAAAGCCGTAACtggagaagaagcagaagaattcttgaggaagatgaagctgcatgactactctatcgtggaacaattaagaaagacgcccgctcaaatttccctattgtcattattgatccattcggacgagcaccgtcaagctttaatgaagatcttgaatgaggcgcacgttcccgataagatctccgtgaatcacttggaaaaaatagccaacaaaatcttcgaagcaaacagagtcacattttctgatgatgaattgcctgtagaaggtattgagcacaacaaagctctttacctcacattaaaatgtgaaaactctatggtgacccgggtattggttgacaacgggtcaagcgcaaacatctgtcctctctccaccctaagcaagttgaaaatagaagatgagaggatccataagaacagtatttgcgtgcggggatttgacgACGGAGGTAAAGATTCggttggggacatagtgctggagctgacaatagggccagtcgagttcacaatggagtttcaggtactggatatagctgtttcatGTAACTTACTATTGGGTCGTCCATGGATCcacgctgctaaagcagtcccatcaacattacaccaggtagtcaaatttgaatgggatagacaagaaatagttgtgcatggggaagacagctTATGTGGTCGCAGCAATGCCATTGTACcagtcattgaagtggaagatgaacAGGGACcgtgggtctaccaggtttctaacacgatgttggtagagaaTGTTCCGGAGGGGACATACatcccaaatccaaagataaccgtcacatcagtcatggtagcctatgagatgttgaaaaatggttttgtactcggtaaaggtttgggcttttctttgcaaggcatcatacaaccggtgtctcttcccgaaaacttggaaacatttggtttgggattcaagcccactgccgcagacataagaaaggccagaaagctaaaacagaaggcctgggtccttccaaagccagtcccacgtctttccaaatcatttgtcaagtccggtaccagaagtCGCCCGGTAACAACAATTCCCAGTTCTATGATTAATCCTGACGAGGAGTTAATTGAGAGATTTAAAAAATTGTTTGatggtgtgaacatggtggaaagcggtgaaggtcctagcaacgcagaaattcaattcgttgggccagaaacaaagcttaataattggaaagccactcctctccccattcgaagggagtcttggtag